Proteins found in one Solitalea lacus genomic segment:
- a CDS encoding type IV toxin-antitoxin system AbiEi family antitoxin, whose product MKGGETLQTAIRNFNSITGIMIKENKDKKGNTVATINNGLKAWTFEVLIKNEIRDIHLPSILAELGTAVKARLLVCQYIPKPVKEKLKNLNINYLDAAGNCFIKQAELFFYITDQAVTPFRKMEQGKIWKQAGVKFLFGVLLYPELLNKPYRQIAELTNVSLGNIGPFIEELKEEGFIINGKNNGNDWLYLEHKERLQKRWIEAYCTTLRPKLLKGNFRFLRNEDRNNWKNLPIDQFYWGGEAAGALFTNYLQPELFTIYTKLPDTTIMRNLRLVPDKGGEIELVEPFWNDALLLQLGIPPTIVPPLLAYTELITSIDSRNQETAARIKQQYHEQF is encoded by the coding sequence ATGAAAGGTGGTGAAACTTTACAAACTGCTATCCGGAACTTCAATAGCATAACTGGAATAATGATTAAGGAAAATAAAGATAAAAAGGGTAATACTGTTGCAACGATCAACAACGGACTGAAGGCATGGACATTTGAGGTGTTGATTAAAAATGAAATCCGCGACATTCATTTGCCCTCTATTTTAGCAGAACTTGGAACTGCTGTTAAAGCTCGTTTATTAGTATGTCAATACATTCCTAAGCCAGTAAAAGAAAAACTGAAAAATCTCAACATTAATTACCTAGACGCAGCCGGGAACTGTTTCATTAAACAAGCTGAATTGTTTTTTTATATCACTGATCAGGCTGTAACCCCTTTCCGGAAAATGGAACAAGGCAAAATATGGAAACAGGCTGGGGTGAAATTTCTTTTCGGAGTTCTTTTGTACCCTGAGTTATTAAACAAGCCCTACCGTCAAATAGCGGAGTTAACTAATGTTTCGCTGGGTAACATCGGACCCTTTATAGAGGAATTAAAAGAAGAGGGATTTATTATCAACGGTAAAAACAATGGAAACGATTGGCTATATCTTGAGCACAAAGAACGTTTGCAAAAAAGATGGATAGAGGCTTATTGCACGACATTGCGGCCCAAATTATTAAAAGGGAACTTTCGCTTTTTGCGTAATGAAGACCGGAATAATTGGAAAAATCTGCCAATTGACCAGTTCTATTGGGGAGGCGAAGCTGCCGGTGCATTGTTCACTAATTATTTGCAACCAGAATTGTTCACTATTTACACCAAGCTGCCGGATACAACCATTATGCGAAACTTAAGATTGGTGCCGGATAAAGGTGGTGAAATTGAATTAGTAGAGCCCTTTTGGAACGATGCTTTACTCTTGCAATTAGGTATTCCTCCCACTATAGTTCCTCCCCTGCTGGCCTACACCGAACTCATTACCAGTATAGATAGCCGAAATCAAGAAACTGCAGCACGAATTAAACAACAGTACCATGAGCAATTTTAA
- a CDS encoding nitric-oxide reductase large subunit yields the protein MNNVKRLWLLFAIVMGLSFAVLGYYGIKIYQEAPPIPEKIITTNGEVIFTGVEIKEGQNVWQSIGGQEVGSIWGHGSYVAPDWTADWLHREAVFILDKWAQKYYEVNYNDLNEENKAFLKAKLQKDLRKNTYHPENKTITVSSDREMAINSLSDYYSRLFTNDPQFDKLREHYAIPKNSIKDQERLKKLNAFLFWATWATVTERPGSAVSYTHNWPADDLVGNGPTKDLLAWSGVSIILLLFCVGVMVFHHVRSGEEESLPVPAEDPLIREKLTPSMIAVKKYFFVVSLLVVLQVVLGVITAHYGVEGDGFFGIPLGEIIPYSVTRTWHTQLAIFWIATAWLATGLYIAPAVGGKDPKFQVFGVNFLFIALLIIVVGSMIGQWMGVMQKLNLIDNFWFGHQGYEYVDLGRFWQLFLFVGLFVWLALMIRPLIPLLKRKVEERNMIILFLISCTAIAMFYGAGLMWGRQTNLAIAEYWRWWVVHLWVEGFFEVFATVVIAFLFVRLGLLKTKTATLSVLMSTIVFMSGGIIGTFHHLYFTGTPTAVMALGATFSALEVVPLTLMGFEAYHNYRLSKSSKWLADYKWPIRFMIAVAFWNFLGAGVFGFIINPPIALYYVQGLNTTPLHGHTALFGVYGMLGIGLMLFVLRSMYRHLAWNDKLLKFTFWSINMGLFLMAILSLLPVGVWQALESIEHGMWYARSAELMQHPTMITLKWMRAIGDSIFGIGTLTLCWFVLELIFKQKTQTETSFHNTELKGKKYKTAVRETQDIASN from the coding sequence ATGAACAACGTAAAACGATTATGGCTATTATTTGCAATAGTAATGGGCCTTTCCTTTGCCGTACTTGGTTATTATGGTATAAAAATTTATCAGGAGGCGCCTCCAATTCCTGAAAAAATCATAACAACCAATGGCGAGGTGATATTTACAGGTGTGGAAATTAAAGAAGGACAGAATGTATGGCAGAGTATCGGCGGACAGGAAGTTGGATCTATTTGGGGGCATGGATCGTACGTTGCACCAGACTGGACTGCAGATTGGTTGCATCGTGAGGCCGTATTTATACTTGATAAATGGGCTCAAAAGTATTATGAAGTTAATTATAACGACTTAAACGAGGAGAATAAAGCCTTTTTAAAGGCTAAACTTCAAAAAGACTTAAGGAAGAACACTTACCATCCTGAAAATAAAACTATAACTGTTTCCTCGGATCGGGAAATGGCAATTAATTCGTTAAGCGATTATTACTCAAGATTATTTACGAATGATCCCCAATTTGATAAGTTACGGGAGCATTACGCGATTCCTAAAAACTCCATTAAAGATCAGGAGCGTCTTAAAAAATTAAACGCATTTTTATTTTGGGCAACATGGGCTACAGTTACCGAAAGGCCTGGTTCGGCTGTTTCTTATACACATAACTGGCCGGCTGATGATTTGGTTGGAAATGGTCCTACTAAAGATTTATTGGCATGGTCGGGAGTAAGTATCATCCTCTTGTTATTTTGTGTAGGCGTAATGGTTTTCCATCATGTTCGGTCTGGAGAAGAGGAGTCTTTGCCAGTGCCAGCTGAAGATCCACTTATCAGGGAAAAGCTAACTCCTTCAATGATTGCTGTTAAAAAGTACTTTTTTGTAGTAAGTCTGCTGGTTGTTTTGCAAGTCGTATTAGGCGTAATTACAGCTCATTATGGTGTTGAAGGAGATGGATTCTTTGGCATCCCGCTCGGAGAGATTATTCCTTATTCGGTAACAAGAACATGGCATACACAGTTAGCTATATTTTGGATTGCTACTGCATGGCTTGCAACAGGTTTGTATATCGCACCTGCAGTTGGAGGGAAGGACCCTAAATTTCAGGTTTTTGGTGTTAACTTCTTGTTTATCGCTTTACTGATTATCGTAGTAGGATCTATGATAGGCCAGTGGATGGGAGTGATGCAGAAACTTAACCTTATTGATAACTTTTGGTTCGGGCATCAGGGGTATGAATATGTGGACCTGGGAAGATTCTGGCAATTATTCTTATTTGTAGGGCTCTTCGTATGGCTGGCATTAATGATAAGACCTTTAATACCACTCTTGAAAAGGAAGGTAGAAGAAAGAAACATGATTATTTTATTCTTGATTTCTTGTACCGCCATAGCAATGTTTTATGGTGCAGGTTTAATGTGGGGCCGCCAAACTAACCTGGCTATTGCCGAGTATTGGAGATGGTGGGTAGTGCATTTATGGGTTGAAGGATTTTTTGAGGTCTTTGCCACTGTAGTAATTGCGTTTCTTTTCGTTAGACTAGGATTGTTAAAAACCAAAACCGCTACCTTAAGTGTGTTAATGTCAACGATCGTTTTCATGTCTGGAGGGATAATTGGAACTTTTCACCATTTATATTTTACAGGAACGCCAACAGCGGTGATGGCCCTTGGCGCTACTTTCAGCGCCTTGGAAGTTGTTCCATTGACATTAATGGGATTTGAGGCTTACCATAACTATAGATTGTCAAAATCTTCAAAATGGCTTGCTGATTATAAATGGCCAATCCGTTTCATGATTGCAGTTGCATTCTGGAATTTCTTAGGAGCCGGAGTATTCGGTTTTATAATCAATCCTCCAATTGCACTTTATTATGTACAAGGATTAAATACAACTCCATTGCATGGTCACACAGCTTTATTTGGAGTATACGGAATGCTTGGTATTGGTTTGATGCTATTTGTTCTTAGAAGTATGTATCGCCATCTTGCATGGAATGACAAGTTATTGAAATTTACCTTCTGGTCAATAAATATGGGACTGTTTTTAATGGCGATCTTAAGTTTACTTCCAGTAGGCGTATGGCAGGCCCTTGAAAGCATTGAGCATGGTATGTGGTATGCACGTTCCGCCGAATTAATGCAACATCCAACAATGATAACCTTAAAATGGATGAGGGCAATTGGCGATTCTATTTTTGGAATAGGGACCTTAACCTTATGCTGGTTTGTGTTAGAATTAATTTTTAAACAAAAAACACAGACTGAAACTTCTTTCCATAATACTGAATTAAAAGGTAAAAAATATAAAACAGCAGTCAGAGAGACTCAAGATATAGCGAGTAATTAA
- a CDS encoding alpha-L-fucosidase: MKKPFLLLSLFISVTVVAQQKNNFAIIESSDLEKTIIQKAATLTPTASQLRWQQLELTAFFHFGVNTFTGKEWGTGKENPAIFNPSELDAKQWVRVAKEAGIKQVILTAKHHDGFCLWPSKYTSHSVKSSPWKNGKGDVVKEVANACKELGVGFGVYLSPWDMNSPLYGSEEYNDFFVNQLTELLTQYGRVDEVWFDGANGEGPNGKKQVYDFDRWYKLIRKLQPAATIAIMGPDVRWVGTETGYGRETEWSVVPANNLDQSAIAANSQQAIAFKPQGDMMGNDLGSREKILKAKGLVWYPAETDVSIRPGWFYHSGEDKSVKTPEKLFDIYYNSVGKNSVLLLNIPPDKRGLINENDVQSLRGWKQLRDQTFKLNLVQNAIIKASSNKNTNAMLDGKYNTFWIAPVRDTTAILEFELKGTKTFDVLCLQENIEIGQRVERFVFESWNGKAWEKITEGTTIGYKRLLRFEPVTSDKVRLRIVASRLNPSLSEFGLYKQAN; the protein is encoded by the coding sequence ATGAAGAAACCATTTTTATTACTCTCATTGTTTATCAGTGTAACAGTTGTAGCTCAACAAAAGAATAATTTCGCGATAATTGAATCTTCCGATTTAGAAAAAACAATAATTCAAAAAGCAGCAACGCTTACTCCTACGGCTTCGCAGTTACGTTGGCAGCAATTGGAGTTGACAGCATTTTTTCATTTTGGAGTAAACACTTTTACCGGTAAAGAATGGGGAACGGGTAAAGAAAATCCTGCAATATTTAATCCCTCTGAACTGGATGCTAAACAATGGGTAAGAGTGGCTAAGGAAGCTGGTATAAAGCAGGTAATTTTAACAGCCAAGCATCATGATGGGTTTTGCCTTTGGCCTAGTAAGTATACCTCGCATTCTGTAAAAAGTAGTCCTTGGAAAAACGGTAAAGGAGATGTTGTAAAGGAAGTTGCCAATGCCTGTAAAGAATTAGGGGTTGGTTTTGGAGTGTATCTTTCACCTTGGGATATGAATTCTCCGTTATACGGTTCTGAAGAATACAACGATTTCTTCGTAAATCAATTAACCGAACTGTTAACTCAATACGGCAGGGTGGATGAAGTTTGGTTTGATGGGGCAAATGGAGAAGGGCCCAATGGCAAAAAACAAGTTTATGATTTTGATCGTTGGTATAAGCTCATTCGGAAATTACAACCGGCAGCAACAATTGCTATTATGGGACCTGATGTTCGTTGGGTGGGTACAGAAACCGGTTATGGCAGAGAAACAGAGTGGAGCGTGGTACCTGCCAATAATTTGGATCAATCGGCAATTGCCGCAAATTCACAACAGGCTATAGCTTTCAAGCCTCAGGGAGATATGATGGGTAATGACTTAGGAAGCAGAGAGAAGATCTTAAAAGCAAAAGGTTTGGTTTGGTATCCTGCTGAAACAGATGTTTCAATCCGACCAGGTTGGTTTTATCATTCAGGAGAAGATAAAAGTGTAAAAACGCCTGAAAAACTATTTGATATTTATTACAACTCAGTAGGTAAAAACTCTGTTTTGTTACTGAATATTCCACCGGATAAAAGAGGATTGATAAATGAGAACGATGTTCAATCTTTACGAGGTTGGAAGCAGCTTCGCGATCAGACATTTAAGCTTAATTTGGTTCAGAATGCCATTATAAAAGCTTCAAGTAATAAAAACACAAACGCAATGCTTGATGGAAAGTACAATACTTTTTGGATTGCACCCGTAAGAGATACAACGGCTATTTTGGAATTTGAACTTAAAGGAACTAAGACATTTGATGTACTATGCCTTCAGGAAAACATTGAAATTGGTCAAAGGGTTGAAAGATTTGTGTTTGAAAGCTGGAATGGCAAAGCTTGGGAAAAAATAACAGAAGGAACCACCATTGGTTATAAGCGTTTGCTTCGTTTTGAGCCTGTAACGAGTGATAAAGTTCGTTTACGCATTGTGGCTTCAAGGTTAAATCCTTCACTTTCAGAATTTGGGCTTTATAAGCAGGCTAATTAA
- a CDS encoding outer membrane beta-barrel protein, translating to MRTLFTFALFVLTIYSISTYAQTSTSTTGITRIYGAVKSSDNKPAEFVTVALLRASDSVSVKGLTTDESGTFEFLKVKAGKYLLAISSFDYQRYTSQPFEIKANEIEKELNDIALTKAVKTLNEVTVTSTRPLIEQRLDKTVLNVENSIVSEGGTAIEVLQRAPGITVDNDGNVSLKGKQGVMILIDGKPSYLSGAELTEMLKSMSSSTISTVEIMTNPPAKYDAAGNAGIINIKLKKGSNSGFNGTFTGSFGRSEYSKGNTGINVNFRQKKFNLFGSYNYSNRVNMQNLELERNFYQENSSDLSHIIRQHASMNKPSNNNSIKAGIDLYLNAKNTLGFMVNGSIGTWESKNPTSAMQLNPNLQLNSTTFAQNRIAENWNNFTYNTNYKLNIDSSGKELTADVDFARNIYGSNQSYNTSFYDSEGKPDQDRPQIIQKGIIPSKATIIAAKTDYIHPLNKTLKFEAGLKTSFVTTKNAIDYFNQNVGSEWVHDISTSNKFDYKENINAAYINFNKEFKKLSIQLGLRAEQTRSQGYERHIELDGTTADSLVKRNYLQLFPTTFVKYELDKNNTLQASFSRRVERPDYENLNPFRNQIDPYTYQKGNPYLKPEISHIFEVSHVLKGKYTTTINYNRTVDVITEFTGKGDEENSVYVTKANLSTQDNYGVSFSIPVTFTNWWNANAYANAFYNRFKGVDVAGKLDRKGSGFNFNVQNSFTFGNGFKAELNGFYNSKMLYGQFDIAPIWMISAGIQKSILDKKGSIKLNVNDIFNSQQFHAKVKNAEMDLDIINKRDSRVATLSFSYRFGNTKMKTSQRNSTSSEDEKNRTKQGHD from the coding sequence ATGAGAACACTATTTACCTTTGCGCTTTTTGTATTAACTATATACAGCATTTCTACCTATGCGCAAACCTCTACCTCCACCACCGGAATTACCCGAATATATGGAGCAGTGAAATCATCAGATAATAAACCTGCGGAGTTTGTTACCGTGGCACTTTTACGAGCATCTGATTCTGTATCTGTAAAAGGATTAACGACTGATGAATCCGGAACCTTTGAATTTCTAAAAGTAAAAGCAGGAAAATATCTACTTGCAATAAGTTCATTTGATTATCAACGTTATACTTCGCAACCATTTGAAATTAAAGCTAACGAAATTGAAAAGGAGCTTAACGACATTGCTTTAACTAAAGCTGTTAAAACTTTAAATGAAGTAACTGTTACCAGCACTCGTCCTCTAATTGAGCAAAGGCTAGATAAAACAGTTTTAAATGTTGAAAACAGCATTGTAAGTGAAGGAGGAACTGCTATTGAGGTACTTCAACGGGCTCCAGGCATTACTGTTGATAACGACGGCAATGTAAGCTTAAAAGGTAAGCAAGGAGTTATGATTTTAATTGATGGCAAACCTAGTTATTTATCAGGCGCTGAACTTACCGAAATGCTTAAAAGCATGTCATCAAGCACTATCAGCACGGTTGAAATAATGACTAACCCACCGGCAAAATATGATGCTGCTGGAAATGCCGGCATAATCAATATCAAGCTTAAAAAGGGAAGCAATTCAGGCTTTAACGGAACTTTCACAGGCTCGTTTGGCCGTAGCGAATATAGCAAAGGCAACACTGGAATCAACGTTAACTTCCGTCAGAAAAAGTTTAACTTATTTGGCAGTTACAACTACAGCAACAGGGTGAACATGCAAAACCTTGAACTAGAGCGTAATTTCTATCAAGAAAACAGCTCTGATTTGAGTCATATTATCCGTCAACATGCAAGCATGAATAAGCCATCAAACAATAACAGCATCAAGGCTGGTATTGATTTATACTTAAATGCCAAAAACACCCTTGGTTTTATGGTAAATGGAAGTATTGGTACTTGGGAAAGCAAAAACCCAACATCGGCAATGCAGCTTAATCCAAACTTACAGCTCAACAGCACTACTTTTGCACAAAACCGAATTGCAGAAAACTGGAATAATTTTACCTATAATACTAATTACAAATTGAATATCGATTCCAGCGGAAAGGAACTTACTGCCGATGTAGATTTTGCCCGAAACATTTATGGCTCAAATCAATCTTATAATACCAGCTTTTATGATTCGGAAGGTAAACCTGACCAAGATCGTCCCCAAATTATTCAGAAAGGCATTATTCCGTCAAAAGCTACAATTATAGCAGCCAAAACCGATTATATTCATCCACTTAACAAGACCTTAAAATTTGAAGCAGGCTTAAAAACCAGTTTTGTTACTACAAAAAATGCCATTGATTATTTCAACCAAAATGTTGGTTCAGAATGGGTTCATGACATTAGTACTTCTAACAAATTTGACTACAAAGAAAACATCAATGCTGCATACATCAATTTTAACAAAGAGTTTAAAAAACTCAGCATTCAATTAGGATTAAGAGCAGAACAAACTCGCAGCCAGGGTTATGAAAGGCATATTGAACTTGACGGAACCACTGCCGACTCATTGGTTAAACGCAATTACTTGCAGTTATTCCCTACAACTTTTGTAAAGTACGAACTTGACAAAAACAACACATTACAAGCTTCATTCAGTCGTCGTGTAGAACGTCCTGATTATGAGAACCTGAATCCGTTCCGTAACCAAATTGACCCATATACTTATCAAAAAGGGAACCCATACTTAAAACCTGAGATCAGCCATATTTTTGAAGTAAGCCACGTTTTAAAAGGAAAGTACACCACCACTATTAACTACAACCGCACTGTGGATGTTATAACTGAATTCACCGGAAAAGGTGATGAAGAAAATTCAGTTTATGTAACCAAGGCGAACTTAAGCACACAAGATAATTACGGAGTTAGTTTTAGCATACCTGTCACTTTTACAAATTGGTGGAATGCCAATGCTTATGCAAATGCCTTTTATAATAGATTTAAAGGTGTTGATGTTGCCGGAAAATTAGACAGAAAAGGAAGTGGATTTAATTTTAATGTGCAAAACAGCTTTACTTTTGGAAATGGTTTTAAAGCCGAATTAAATGGGTTTTATAATTCAAAAATGCTATACGGCCAGTTCGACATTGCCCCAATATGGATGATATCTGCCGGTATTCAGAAATCCATTTTGGATAAAAAAGGATCCATCAAGTTAAATGTTAACGACATTTTCAACAGCCAGCAATTTCATGCAAAAGTTAAAAACGCTGAAATGGATCTTGACATCATAAACAAACGTGATAGCCGCGTTGCAACCTTGTCATTCTCCTATCGATTTGGAAACACCAAAATGAAGACATCACAACGCAACAGCACCAGCAGCGAGGATGAAAAGAACCGTACAAAGCAAGGTCACGACTAA
- a CDS encoding TonB-dependent receptor, with product MKKALLLISTFILITNLALAQFTLKGKVTDKQGNPLIGVSVQEKGTSHGAKTNNDGNYSFKCGSKTAVITFSLLSYITREELLNNRETLNVSLEESTSSLAEVEIVGSRNLKRSVTDTPVPVDLIPVSKLANATGMIDINTVLQYAAPSFNANRQSGSDGADHIEPATLRGMGPDQTLVLINGKRRHQSSLVNLYGSRGRGNTGTDLNAIPSAAIERIEILRDGASAQYGSDAIAGVINIVLKQNVDEFDFNFIAGANSTGYGNSLESGSGKILSTEWDGQQYNANANYGFKIGQKGGFMNITGDIDHKDKTYRPNYNTLYPDNFRAQFGDASYTNFGLMLNNRVPIKTKSEFYFFGGFNKRNGDAFAWTRDPESERNVISIYPNGFDPHIESTITDYSGSAGIRTKLGLWNADFNATYGRNRFEYDVTGTLNASLEAASPTSFEAGGFALGQLNLIANFNRSFEKALNDNDINLAWGVEYRNEQYKIFAGNEDSWRQYGPVVFRTDSVFDDSNNFVRVDTTFRPGGSQGFPGFQPKDEISQTRNNIGGYIDAEFDLTKALMIAAAVRLENYSDFGFTANFKIASRYKILEQLNVRGSFSSGFRAPSLPQISFSSTFTNVAAGQIVDQVIAPNNSEIARQVGIPELKEEKSLNASLGFTAKPLNNLSFTVDGYWVQVKDRIVLTGLFGSDDDVIGPILESLNVGAAQFFTNAVDTRTMGLDVIAAYTANIGNSILNTTLAANFNDMRVDEVHTTPELAGKEDTYFGPRERSFLLASAPPYKINLSFDYRVKKFNAFLRFNQFSGVDLTNWNDVIDSYSAKLTTDLSLGYTFNKYVNITFGGNNIFDVYPSHQDPGLTESGGMWDAVQMGFGGAYFFGRIGIKF from the coding sequence ATGAAAAAAGCTCTACTCCTCATTTCCACATTTATCCTTATTACCAATCTTGCTTTAGCACAATTTACCTTAAAAGGCAAAGTAACCGATAAACAAGGTAATCCCCTGATCGGCGTAAGCGTTCAAGAAAAAGGCACCTCTCATGGTGCTAAAACAAATAACGATGGTAATTACTCTTTTAAATGCGGATCGAAAACTGCAGTCATTACATTTTCGTTACTCAGTTATATCACTCGTGAAGAGTTACTGAACAACAGAGAGACTCTTAACGTCTCATTGGAAGAAAGCACCAGTTCTTTAGCAGAAGTGGAGATTGTAGGCTCACGTAACCTTAAACGTTCTGTAACAGACACTCCTGTACCGGTTGATTTAATTCCTGTATCCAAACTGGCTAATGCCACAGGTATGATTGATATTAATACGGTATTACAATATGCGGCACCCTCTTTCAATGCCAACAGGCAAAGTGGCTCAGATGGCGCCGATCATATTGAACCAGCCACACTAAGAGGCATGGGCCCTGACCAAACATTAGTATTAATCAATGGTAAAAGAAGACATCAGTCTTCATTAGTCAACCTATATGGCAGTCGCGGCCGAGGCAATACCGGCACCGATTTAAACGCAATTCCTTCTGCCGCAATTGAGCGTATTGAAATTTTACGTGATGGAGCTAGCGCACAGTATGGTTCTGATGCAATTGCCGGAGTAATTAACATTGTCTTAAAACAAAACGTTGATGAGTTTGATTTCAATTTTATTGCTGGTGCTAACAGCACTGGCTATGGAAATTCTCTTGAATCAGGCTCAGGAAAGATATTAAGCACTGAATGGGATGGCCAACAATACAATGCCAATGCAAACTACGGATTCAAAATAGGTCAAAAAGGTGGTTTTATGAATATTACAGGGGATATAGATCATAAAGATAAAACCTACCGTCCTAACTATAATACGCTCTATCCTGATAATTTCCGTGCTCAATTTGGAGATGCATCCTATACCAATTTTGGACTGATGCTTAACAATCGAGTTCCAATCAAAACCAAAAGTGAATTCTATTTTTTTGGTGGATTTAACAAACGAAATGGTGATGCATTTGCATGGACACGTGATCCTGAAAGTGAACGGAATGTTATTTCCATTTATCCCAATGGATTTGATCCACATATTGAATCAACTATTACCGATTATTCAGGCTCTGCCGGCATACGAACAAAACTAGGGCTATGGAATGCTGACTTTAATGCTACCTATGGCCGAAATCGCTTTGAGTACGATGTAACAGGGACATTAAATGCATCTCTTGAAGCCGCTTCCCCAACCAGCTTTGAAGCAGGTGGTTTTGCCCTGGGCCAACTAAATCTCATCGCTAACTTCAACCGTTCGTTTGAAAAGGCCTTAAATGACAACGACATTAACCTGGCCTGGGGTGTTGAATACCGAAATGAACAATATAAAATTTTTGCAGGCAATGAAGATTCATGGAGGCAGTATGGTCCTGTGGTGTTCAGGACAGATTCCGTGTTTGACGATAGCAATAATTTTGTTCGAGTAGATACAACCTTCCGACCGGGAGGATCACAAGGATTTCCGGGATTTCAGCCGAAAGATGAAATTTCTCAAACCCGAAACAATATAGGAGGATACATCGATGCTGAATTTGATCTTACAAAAGCATTAATGATTGCCGCAGCAGTTCGTTTGGAAAACTATAGTGATTTTGGATTTACAGCTAATTTTAAAATTGCCAGCCGTTATAAAATACTGGAGCAATTAAATGTACGGGGGTCATTCAGTTCAGGATTCAGGGCTCCCTCTTTACCACAAATTTCTTTCAGCTCTACATTTACCAACGTTGCCGCCGGTCAAATTGTTGATCAGGTTATAGCCCCCAATAATAGTGAGATTGCCCGTCAGGTTGGTATTCCGGAGTTAAAAGAGGAAAAGTCTCTGAATGCCAGTTTGGGCTTCACTGCCAAACCACTGAACAACTTATCTTTTACTGTTGATGGTTATTGGGTACAGGTGAAAGACAGAATTGTACTAACTGGTTTATTCGGAAGTGACGATGATGTCATTGGTCCTATTCTGGAAAGCCTTAATGTAGGCGCTGCTCAATTTTTCACTAACGCAGTTGATACGCGTACTATGGGGCTCGATGTGATTGCAGCGTACACAGCTAACATTGGTAACAGTATATTAAATACAACATTGGCAGCCAACTTTAACGACATGAGGGTGGACGAAGTTCATACCACTCCTGAATTAGCAGGAAAAGAAGACACCTATTTCGGACCAAGGGAAAGAAGCTTTTTACTTGCTTCTGCACCTCCCTATAAAATCAATTTAAGTTTTGATTATCGCGTAAAAAAGTTCAACGCTTTTCTTCGATTTAACCAATTTTCAGGGGTGGATTTAACTAATTGGAATGATGTAATTGATAGCTATTCTGCTAAATTAACTACCGACCTATCGTTGGGTTATACCTTTAATAAATATGTGAATATTACCTTTGGGGGAAATAATATTTTTGATGTCTATCCTTCACACCAAGACCCAGGTCTGACAGAAAGCGGAGGAATGTGGGATGCTGTTCAAATGGGTTTTGGAGGTGCCTATTTCTTTGGCCGGATAGGTATTAAATTTTAG